Proteins from one Nakamurella multipartita DSM 44233 genomic window:
- a CDS encoding amino acid permease: MTISTNPSNEPRSGVHPTYHHPSPEQTESHLTELFQEEEQGYHKGLKARQVQMIAIGGAIGTGLFLGAGGRLAQAGPALVFIYALCGFFAFLVLRALGELVLHRPSSGSFVSYAREFYGEKAAFAAGWMYWLNWAMTAIVDVTAVALYMKFFGKYSPFINSVPQWVWALVALGVVLALNMVSVKVFGELEFWFALIKVVALVAFLLVGTYFVIFGTPIDGQPVGFSLIADNGGWLPNGLLPAIVIIQGVVFAYASIELIGTTAGETANPEKVMPKAINTVILRIGVFYVGSVLLLVLLLPYTAYQAGVSPFVTFFDSIGVNGVGVIMNLVVLTAALSSLNAGLYSTGRILHSMAKNGSAPKYAGRMNKAGVPYGGITITAAVTLLGVGLNAVVPEEAFEIVLNVASLGIVAAWATIVLCQIRLKQWADKGLLKRPSFRMIGAPFTSYLTLGFLAAVLVLIGFDYPVGTYTIGSLVIIVPLLVLGWFLCRGRIAAIAQERASITGQYPVVANPTPITPATDPADPESPTDTPPAR, translated from the coding sequence GTGACCATCTCCACCAACCCGTCGAACGAACCCCGATCGGGCGTTCATCCGACCTACCACCACCCGTCGCCGGAGCAGACCGAGTCCCACCTGACCGAGCTCTTCCAGGAGGAGGAGCAGGGTTACCACAAGGGCCTCAAGGCCCGTCAGGTGCAGATGATCGCCATCGGCGGCGCCATCGGCACCGGTCTGTTCCTGGGGGCCGGTGGCCGGCTCGCCCAGGCCGGACCGGCCCTGGTCTTCATCTACGCGCTCTGCGGCTTCTTCGCCTTCCTGGTGCTGCGGGCCCTGGGCGAATTGGTGCTGCACCGGCCGTCTTCGGGCTCCTTCGTCTCCTATGCCCGTGAGTTCTACGGCGAGAAGGCCGCTTTCGCGGCCGGCTGGATGTACTGGCTGAACTGGGCGATGACCGCGATCGTGGACGTCACCGCGGTCGCCCTCTACATGAAGTTCTTCGGCAAGTACTCGCCGTTCATCAACTCGGTGCCGCAATGGGTCTGGGCGTTGGTCGCACTGGGCGTCGTGCTGGCGCTGAACATGGTGTCGGTCAAGGTCTTCGGTGAGCTGGAGTTCTGGTTCGCGCTGATCAAGGTCGTCGCGCTGGTCGCCTTCCTGCTGGTCGGCACCTACTTCGTCATCTTCGGCACACCCATCGACGGTCAGCCGGTCGGTTTCAGCCTGATCGCCGACAACGGCGGCTGGCTGCCCAACGGGCTGCTGCCGGCGATCGTGATCATCCAGGGTGTCGTGTTCGCCTACGCCTCGATCGAGCTGATCGGCACCACCGCCGGCGAGACCGCCAACCCGGAGAAGGTGATGCCCAAGGCGATCAACACCGTCATCCTGCGGATCGGCGTCTTCTACGTCGGCTCGGTCCTGTTGCTGGTCCTGCTGCTGCCCTACACCGCCTACCAGGCCGGGGTGTCGCCGTTCGTCACCTTCTTCGACTCGATCGGCGTCAACGGCGTCGGCGTGATCATGAACCTGGTCGTGCTGACCGCCGCGCTGTCCTCGCTCAACGCCGGCCTGTACTCCACCGGCCGCATCCTGCACTCGATGGCCAAGAACGGGTCGGCGCCCAAGTACGCCGGCCGGATGAACAAGGCGGGCGTGCCCTACGGCGGCATCACGATCACCGCGGCGGTGACCCTGCTGGGTGTCGGGCTCAACGCGGTCGTCCCCGAAGAGGCTTTCGAGATCGTGCTCAACGTGGCTTCGCTGGGCATCGTTGCGGCCTGGGCGACAATCGTGCTGTGCCAGATCCGGCTCAAGCAGTGGGCGGACAAGGGCCTGCTCAAGCGGCCCTCGTTCCGGATGATCGGCGCCCCGTTCACCTCGTACCTCACGCTGGGCTTCCTGGCCGCCGTGCTGGTGCTCATCGGATTCGACTACCCGGTCGGCACCTACACCATCGGCTCGCTGGTGATCATCGTGCCGCTGCTGGTGCTCGGCTGGTTCTTGTGCCGTGGCCGGATCGCCGCCATCGCCCAGGAGCGGGCCTCGATCACCGGGCAGTACCCGGTGGTGGCCAACCCGACCCCGATCACGCCCGCGACCGACCCCGCCGACCCGGAGTCGCCGACCGACACCCCGCCGGCCCGGTAG
- a CDS encoding NAD-dependent malic enzyme, which translates to MALAPYELVHQPREVVARVRARGRLVLSSPTINRGTAFTLAQREQLELTGLLPTGVSTLEGQVRRVWAQYLQQPSDLAKWVYLANLRDRNEVLFYRLLSEHLPEMLPVVYTPTVGTAIERFSHEFRRSRGVFLSVDHPDQVETALRNTGLGPDDVDLLVATDSEGILGIGDQGIGGIEISIGKLSVYTAAAGIHPRRVLPVVLDMGTDNLRLLNDSMYLGERHARVRDHRYDELIDAYVTACNKLFPNAMLHWEDFGTENARRILNKYSGVCCTFNDDMQGTAAVVLAAVFSAVRAAGSRLADQRIVIHGAGTAGLGIADMLRDQMIREGLSPAEATGRFYALAKQGLLVDDDPSLLDFQVPYARSRAEVAGWPAGAGGVGLATVVSRARPTILIGTSTQAGAFTESIVREMASFNARPIILPLSNPTSKAEALPHDLIHWTDGKVLTATGSPFEPVHYKGVAYQIAQSNNALVFPGLGLGVAVTKASRISEGMIAAAADAVAAMSDARTPGASLLPPMTVLRTASAAVAIAVAKAADAEGLARVELSNPVQQVYDAMWQPEYPRIEPIEA; encoded by the coding sequence ATGGCGCTCGCCCCGTATGAGCTGGTCCATCAACCGCGGGAGGTGGTGGCGCGGGTGCGTGCTCGTGGTCGCCTGGTGTTGTCCTCGCCGACGATTAATCGGGGGACGGCGTTCACGTTGGCGCAGCGGGAGCAGTTGGAGTTGACGGGGTTGTTGCCGACGGGGGTGTCGACGTTGGAGGGTCAGGTTCGGCGGGTGTGGGCGCAGTATTTGCAGCAGCCGTCGGATTTGGCGAAGTGGGTGTATTTGGCGAATTTGCGGGATCGTAACGAGGTGTTGTTCTACCGGTTGTTGTCGGAGCATTTGCCGGAGATGTTGCCGGTGGTGTATACGCCGACGGTGGGGACGGCGATCGAGCGGTTCAGTCATGAGTTCCGGCGTAGTCGGGGCGTGTTTTTGTCGGTGGATCATCCGGATCAGGTGGAGACCGCGTTGCGGAACACTGGTTTGGGTCCGGATGATGTTGATTTGTTGGTCGCGACGGATTCCGAGGGGATTTTGGGGATCGGTGATCAGGGGATCGGTGGTATTGAGATCTCGATCGGGAAGTTGTCGGTGTATACGGCGGCGGCGGGGATTCATCCGCGGCGGGTGTTGCCGGTGGTGTTGGACATGGGTACCGATAATTTGCGGTTGTTGAATGATTCGATGTATTTGGGTGAGCGGCATGCGCGGGTGCGGGATCATCGGTATGACGAGTTGATCGATGCGTATGTGACGGCGTGTAACAAGTTGTTCCCGAACGCGATGTTGCATTGGGAGGATTTCGGGACGGAGAACGCCCGCCGGATTTTGAACAAGTATTCGGGGGTGTGTTGCACGTTCAATGATGATATGCAGGGCACGGCGGCGGTGGTGTTGGCGGCGGTGTTCTCGGCGGTGCGGGCGGCGGGGTCGCGGTTGGCTGATCAGCGGATCGTGATCCATGGGGCGGGTACGGCCGGGTTGGGGATCGCGGACATGTTGCGGGATCAGATGATCCGGGAGGGGTTGTCGCCGGCGGAGGCGACGGGCCGGTTCTATGCGTTGGCCAAGCAGGGGTTGTTGGTTGATGACGATCCGTCGTTGTTGGATTTCCAGGTGCCGTATGCGCGCTCGCGGGCCGAGGTGGCGGGGTGGCCGGCGGGTGCGGGTGGGGTCGGGTTGGCCACGGTGGTGTCGCGGGCGCGGCCGACGATTTTGATCGGGACGTCGACGCAGGCGGGGGCGTTCACGGAGTCGATCGTGCGGGAGATGGCTTCGTTCAATGCGCGGCCGATCATTTTGCCGTTGTCGAATCCGACGAGTAAGGCCGAGGCGTTGCCGCATGATCTGATCCATTGGACGGACGGGAAGGTGTTGACCGCGACGGGTAGCCCGTTCGAGCCGGTGCATTACAAGGGGGTGGCGTATCAGATTGCGCAGTCGAACAATGCGTTGGTGTTTCCCGGGTTGGGGTTGGGGGTGGCGGTGACGAAGGCGTCGCGGATCAGTGAGGGGATGATCGCGGCGGCGGCGGATGCGGTGGCGGCGATGTCGGATGCGCGCACGCCGGGGGCGAGTTTGTTGCCGCCGATGACGGTGTTGCGGACGGCGTCGGCGGCGGTGGCGATCGCGGTGGCGAAGGCGGCCGATGCCGAGGGGTTGGCGCGGGTGGAGCTGAGTAATCCGGTGCAGCAGGTGTATGACGCGATGTGGCAGCCGGAGTATCCGCGGATCGAGCCGATCGAGGCCTGA
- a CDS encoding WhiB family transcriptional regulator — protein sequence MADIERLPEPIVDHWDWQGAAACRGMDSEVFFHPSAERARGRRARIQAAKAVCGTCPVIAQCLAHALAVREPYGVWGGRSEDERAELLGLRSLRYPARIRTAPEPVLATTGPGPRREH from the coding sequence ATGGCTGATATCGAGCGTTTGCCGGAGCCGATTGTGGATCATTGGGATTGGCAGGGGGCGGCCGCCTGCCGGGGGATGGATTCGGAGGTGTTTTTCCATCCGAGTGCGGAACGGGCGCGGGGTCGGCGGGCGCGAATCCAGGCGGCCAAGGCGGTGTGCGGGACGTGTCCGGTGATCGCGCAGTGTCTGGCCCACGCGTTGGCCGTGCGGGAGCCCTACGGCGTCTGGGGCGGCCGCTCCGAAGACGAACGCGCCGAGTTACTCGGCCTGCGATCACTGCGTTACCCGGCCCGGATCCGTACCGCGCCGGAACCCGTTCTGGCCACCACCGGGCCCGGCCCGCGACGAGAGCACTGA
- a CDS encoding L-serine ammonia-lyase: MAISVFDLFKVGIGPSSSHTVGPMRAALLFTEELTERGITPARVRVELFGSLGATGHGHGTVTAVMLGLQGHAPDTVDPRAAGPSVQQVASTHRLTLPGGPTIDFDPDRDIVLHRRRRLDFHTNGMQFHAYGETGPGIAPEADPETAEPVLSRTYFSVGGGFILGEDETGEQAVVPDSTPVPYPFRTAAELLAHTRATGRSISWIMLQNELVQRTEQQVRDGLLHIWSVMRECVDQGCRATGVLPGGLKVRRRAHTLHQQLLAADGTGDPLHAMEWITLYALAVNEENAAGGRVVTAPTNGAAGIVPAVLHYYRRFVPGADDDGVVRFLLAAAAIGILFKEGASISGAEVGCQGEVGSACAMAAGGLAEVLGGTAEHVENAAEIGIEHNLGLTCDPVGGLVQIPCIERNAVASVKAITAARMAILGDGQHHVSLDKAIRTMRETGADMSVKYKETARGGLALHVIPVNIPVNIVEC; the protein is encoded by the coding sequence ATGGCGATCAGCGTGTTCGACCTGTTTAAGGTCGGCATCGGTCCGTCCAGCTCGCACACCGTCGGGCCGATGCGGGCGGCCCTGCTGTTCACCGAGGAGCTGACCGAGCGGGGGATCACCCCGGCCCGGGTCCGGGTCGAGCTGTTCGGCTCGTTGGGGGCGACCGGTCACGGGCACGGCACCGTCACCGCGGTCATGCTCGGGCTGCAGGGACACGCCCCGGACACCGTCGACCCCCGGGCCGCCGGCCCGTCGGTGCAGCAGGTGGCCAGTACGCACCGGCTGACGCTGCCGGGCGGCCCGACGATCGACTTCGACCCGGACCGGGACATCGTGCTGCACCGCCGGCGGCGGCTGGATTTTCACACCAATGGCATGCAGTTCCACGCCTACGGCGAGACCGGTCCCGGAATCGCCCCCGAGGCCGACCCCGAGACCGCTGAGCCGGTGCTGAGCCGGACGTACTTCTCGGTGGGTGGTGGGTTCATCCTCGGCGAGGACGAGACCGGTGAGCAGGCCGTGGTGCCGGACAGCACCCCGGTGCCCTACCCGTTCCGCACGGCCGCCGAGTTGCTCGCGCACACCCGGGCCACCGGCCGGTCGATCAGCTGGATCATGCTGCAGAACGAGCTGGTGCAGCGGACCGAGCAGCAGGTCCGGGACGGCCTGCTGCACATCTGGTCGGTGATGCGCGAGTGCGTGGACCAGGGTTGCCGGGCGACCGGGGTGCTGCCCGGCGGGCTCAAGGTCCGCCGCCGTGCGCACACCCTGCACCAGCAGCTGCTGGCCGCCGACGGGACCGGCGATCCGTTGCACGCGATGGAATGGATCACCCTGTACGCGTTGGCGGTGAACGAGGAGAACGCCGCCGGGGGACGGGTGGTCACCGCGCCCACCAACGGGGCGGCCGGCATCGTGCCGGCGGTGTTGCACTACTACCGGCGATTCGTCCCCGGCGCCGACGACGACGGCGTGGTCCGGTTCCTGTTGGCCGCCGCGGCCATCGGCATCCTGTTCAAGGAGGGGGCGTCCATCTCCGGTGCCGAGGTCGGCTGCCAGGGCGAGGTCGGCTCGGCCTGTGCGATGGCCGCCGGTGGTCTGGCCGAGGTGCTGGGCGGCACTGCCGAGCATGTCGAGAACGCGGCCGAGATCGGCATCGAACACAACCTGGGCCTGACCTGCGATCCGGTCGGCGGCCTGGTCCAGATCCCGTGCATCGAACGCAACGCGGTCGCTTCGGTCAAGGCGATCACCGCGGCCCGGATGGCCATCCTGGGCGACGGGCAGCATCACGTCTCCCTGGACAAGGCGATCCGGACGATGCGCGAGACCGGCGCCGACATGAGCGTGAAGTACAAGGAAACCGCCCGCGGCGGGCTGGCCCTGCACGTGATCCCGGTGAACATCCCGGTCAACATCGTCGAATGCTGA
- a CDS encoding serine/threonine-protein kinase codes for MTADVVAGRFMLCDPIGAGGSGTVWRAFDRSRGAFCAAKLLRQRDAGDLLRFVREQSVRLDHPNIVSPYSWVAEDSTVLIASELMTGGSLHTLLGDYGPLAEGTVVTVLGQVLAALAAVHDAELIHRDVKPANVLVRTTGTGPIHVVLTDFGLTISRADARLTQVGTVIGTPGYLPPEVLLGGVPPDPRHDLYAAGRLAVTLLGGDERTGPTGGVIESIQDPVLRQAVDALVRPDPLERPTAARAALALLAGAAADPEPRTREGDPVDVLDQLPALPAGWTTDGPPLPRSPSAHSSQSPPPPPSSSVRPGRATVIDVLPTAPRTARSPGPGTPGAATAPVPDASVHPDGPARPAPPATSARRPRRTGPVLAGVLVLVAGVLVGLRLVGGSGADDPGTPPATVQSSVPSSLSTSVVGSGVPPTTDVQAGDPCTWQQEGDRRTGTDGVLVCTLADGVYGWRPA; via the coding sequence ATGACGGCGGACGTGGTCGCCGGCCGCTTCATGCTGTGCGACCCCATCGGTGCCGGTGGGTCGGGCACCGTCTGGCGCGCCTTCGATCGCAGCCGCGGTGCGTTCTGCGCCGCCAAGCTCCTGCGCCAGCGCGACGCCGGGGATTTGCTGCGCTTCGTGCGGGAGCAGTCCGTCCGGCTCGATCACCCCAACATCGTCAGCCCGTACAGCTGGGTCGCCGAGGACAGCACGGTGCTGATCGCCAGTGAGTTGATGACCGGCGGCTCGCTGCACACCCTGCTGGGCGACTACGGCCCGCTCGCCGAGGGCACCGTGGTCACCGTGCTGGGTCAGGTGCTCGCCGCGCTGGCGGCGGTGCACGACGCGGAACTGATCCACCGCGACGTCAAGCCGGCCAACGTGCTGGTGCGGACCACCGGGACCGGACCGATCCACGTGGTGCTCACCGACTTCGGCTTGACCATCAGCCGCGCGGACGCCCGGCTCACCCAGGTCGGCACGGTCATCGGCACTCCCGGGTACCTGCCGCCGGAGGTCCTGCTCGGCGGGGTGCCGCCGGATCCGCGGCACGACCTGTACGCGGCCGGCCGGCTCGCGGTCACCCTGCTCGGCGGCGACGAACGCACCGGCCCGACGGGCGGGGTGATCGAGTCGATCCAGGATCCGGTCCTGCGGCAGGCCGTGGACGCCTTGGTGCGCCCGGACCCGCTCGAGCGCCCGACGGCCGCGCGAGCGGCCCTGGCCCTGCTGGCCGGGGCGGCGGCCGACCCGGAACCGCGCACCCGCGAGGGCGACCCGGTCGACGTGCTGGACCAGCTGCCGGCGTTGCCGGCCGGCTGGACCACCGACGGCCCGCCGCTGCCGCGGTCGCCGTCGGCACACTCGTCACAGTCACCGCCGCCGCCGCCGTCGTCGTCGGTCCGGCCGGGCCGGGCGACGGTGATCGACGTGCTGCCCACCGCTCCGCGGACCGCGCGGTCGCCAGGTCCGGGGACGCCCGGAGCAGCGACGGCGCCGGTCCCGGACGCTTCGGTCCACCCGGACGGGCCGGCCCGGCCAGCGCCGCCAGCGACATCGGCGCGCCGGCCCCGCCGCACCGGTCCGGTGCTGGCCGGGGTGCTGGTGCTGGTGGCCGGCGTGCTGGTGGGCCTGCGCCTGGTCGGCGGCTCCGGCGCCGACGACCCGGGCACCCCGCCGGCGACGGTGCAGTCGTCCGTGCCGTCATCCCTGTCGACCTCCGTGGTCGGCTCGGGCGTCCCGCCGACCACGGACGTGCAGGCCGGCGACCCGTGCACCTGGCAGCAGGAGGGTGACCGGCGAACCGGCACCGACGGGGTGCTGGTCTGCACCCTCGCCGACGGGGTCTACGGCTGGCGTCCGGCCTGA
- a CDS encoding vWA domain-containing protein yields MEDPVSRCAPARRRFGPARAGALVAAAALVLLPLTAWPAAASPAAAVSTPSPAVAVAPPPVPVMIVLDASGSMNQDDAPGLRIDAAKAAVTDLLGTLPAPTQVGLMVYGTSTGSTDAERAAGCQDIKTLAPVGTLNAATLTSQVAGITASGYTPIGNALRAAAQALPNEGPRSIVLVSDGEDTCAPPAPCDVARELHEQGVDLTVHTVGFKVDATARDQLSCVAQATGGTYSDAGNATGLTDALQAKVEVAISGYTTAGTPVTGADQASEQAPLLTPGQYVDSYAVGGTTDMAAAGTTKYYTIPVQAGMRPYISATIVPPDANVGDSEIFGLDVDLLRSDLTSCAHERGSVVLDGNRSEAPTAVLDGPTFGTPEARTCPTEGVAILKVARIGQAWADQPVSVEIVVRMEPPADASGVLPPASKGEVLPAPTHGTPTGLTGGNSFNDAPRLTSGTTYTDTLTTGESRYYRVPLQWGQRLSYLITEVGPAQPPIDANGVTVWVDVFNPVRAEVTRLADISGEGWFARTVNDKPFSSSTEYLARYTNRTGGESREFSLDGDYYLRVNANRNEDQPSSTTFLITVVVSGDVEPGPVYGPAGAVVTTGSTAPSTSSSPSTSASATVSTSAATSAATAGSSTDARAGSTGPGESSLPGWVWALGGALVASVAALVVVLLSRRRADQAGRQP; encoded by the coding sequence ATGGAGGACCCTGTGTCACGATGCGCTCCCGCCCGTCGCCGGTTCGGCCCGGCCCGCGCCGGCGCCCTGGTCGCCGCGGCCGCCCTGGTCCTGCTGCCCCTGACCGCCTGGCCCGCCGCGGCCTCCCCTGCGGCCGCTGTCTCGACACCATCGCCCGCCGTGGCCGTGGCTCCGCCGCCCGTGCCGGTGATGATCGTGCTCGACGCGTCCGGATCGATGAATCAGGACGATGCCCCCGGCCTGCGCATCGACGCGGCCAAGGCCGCGGTCACCGACCTGCTGGGCACGCTGCCCGCACCGACGCAGGTCGGCCTGATGGTCTACGGCACGAGCACCGGCAGCACTGACGCCGAGCGGGCCGCCGGCTGCCAGGACATCAAGACCCTGGCCCCGGTGGGCACGCTGAACGCGGCCACCCTGACCAGCCAGGTCGCCGGCATCACCGCGTCCGGCTACACGCCCATCGGCAACGCTCTGCGGGCCGCCGCGCAGGCCCTGCCGAACGAGGGACCCCGCAGCATCGTGCTGGTCTCCGACGGAGAGGACACCTGCGCGCCGCCCGCCCCCTGCGACGTCGCCCGTGAGCTGCACGAGCAGGGGGTCGACCTGACCGTGCACACCGTCGGGTTCAAGGTCGACGCCACCGCCCGCGACCAGCTCAGCTGCGTCGCCCAGGCGACCGGTGGCACCTACAGCGACGCCGGCAACGCCACCGGCCTGACCGATGCCTTGCAGGCCAAGGTCGAGGTGGCGATCAGCGGCTACACGACCGCCGGGACGCCGGTCACCGGAGCCGACCAGGCCTCCGAGCAGGCGCCCCTGCTCACCCCGGGGCAGTACGTCGACAGCTACGCGGTCGGCGGGACGACCGACATGGCCGCCGCGGGCACGACGAAGTACTACACGATCCCGGTGCAGGCCGGCATGCGCCCCTACATCTCGGCCACCATCGTGCCGCCGGACGCGAACGTGGGCGATAGCGAGATCTTCGGCCTCGATGTGGACCTGCTGCGGTCCGATCTCACCTCATGCGCGCACGAGCGGGGCTCGGTCGTCCTGGACGGCAACCGCAGCGAGGCCCCCACGGCGGTGCTGGACGGGCCGACCTTCGGCACCCCCGAGGCCCGCACCTGCCCGACCGAGGGGGTCGCGATCCTCAAGGTGGCCCGGATCGGACAGGCGTGGGCCGACCAGCCGGTGTCGGTGGAGATCGTCGTCCGGATGGAACCACCGGCCGACGCCTCGGGGGTGCTCCCCCCGGCGTCCAAGGGCGAGGTCCTGCCGGCCCCGACGCACGGCACCCCGACCGGCCTGACCGGCGGCAACAGCTTCAACGACGCGCCCCGGCTGACCTCGGGAACCACGTACACCGACACCCTGACGACCGGGGAGAGCCGCTACTACCGGGTCCCCCTGCAGTGGGGGCAGCGTCTGTCCTACCTGATCACCGAGGTGGGCCCGGCCCAGCCGCCGATCGACGCGAACGGCGTCACCGTCTGGGTCGACGTGTTCAACCCGGTCCGGGCCGAGGTCACCCGCCTGGCCGACATCAGCGGCGAGGGGTGGTTCGCCCGGACCGTCAACGACAAGCCGTTCAGCTCATCGACCGAGTACCTGGCCCGCTATACGAACCGCACCGGCGGTGAATCACGGGAGTTCTCCCTCGATGGCGATTACTACCTGCGGGTCAACGCCAACCGGAACGAGGACCAGCCGTCCTCGACCACGTTCCTGATCACGGTCGTGGTCAGCGGCGACGTCGAACCGGGGCCCGTGTACGGGCCGGCCGGCGCGGTCGTGACGACGGGCAGCACGGCGCCGAGCACGTCCTCATCCCCGTCCACGTCAGCATCGGCCACTGTGTCGACGTCAGCGGCGACGTCAGCGGCGACGGCCGGATCCTCGACGGACGCCAGGGCCGGGTCGACCGGACCGGGGGAATCCTCGCTGCCGGGCTGGGTCTGGGCCTTGGGTGGAGCCCTGGTCGCGAGCGTGGCCGCGCTGGTGGTGGTCCTGCTCTCGCGCCGTCGGGCCGATCAGGCCGGACGCCAGCCGTAG
- a CDS encoding helix-turn-helix domain-containing protein, protein MTSSDRIHPPEGPTVTRQVDLYGLSWSERLHRLMTAYGLTQGRLAAVIGLSAPMVSQLISGQRVKISNPAVYGRVVRLEELAGSPAVRAGDPAEIARVLADVAAVTPTLTTGGMPAGRAQAIGHLAVIATPSVLRAAAAAVPGTELAALLDEAAGPGQAGTPG, encoded by the coding sequence GTGACGAGTTCAGATCGCATTCACCCGCCCGAGGGGCCGACCGTCACCCGGCAGGTGGACCTGTACGGGCTGAGCTGGTCGGAGCGGCTGCACCGGCTGATGACCGCCTACGGCCTCACGCAGGGACGCCTGGCCGCGGTGATCGGCCTGAGCGCGCCGATGGTCAGCCAGCTGATCAGCGGGCAGCGGGTGAAGATCAGCAATCCGGCCGTGTACGGCCGCGTGGTGCGGCTGGAGGAGCTGGCCGGTTCGCCGGCGGTGCGGGCCGGCGATCCGGCCGAGATCGCCCGTGTGCTGGCCGATGTCGCGGCGGTCACGCCGACCCTGACGACCGGCGGGATGCCGGCCGGGCGGGCGCAGGCGATCGGCCACCTGGCCGTGATCGCGACGCCGTCGGTGCTGCGGGCGGCGGCCGCCGCCGTCCCGGGCACCGAGCTGGCCGCCCTGCTGGACGAGGCGGCCGGGCCCGGGCAGGCCGGCACACCGGGCTGA
- a CDS encoding succinate dehydrogenase iron-sulfur subunit, with protein MTIAAETGTAAASVQGSDRAELPPIPEGAVMLTVKIQRYNPELDDGPHMESYRVPAQPGDRLLNVLHYIKWYIDGTLTFRRSCAHGVCGSDAMRINGRNRLGCKVLVKDLIGDKRNEVTIEPIKGLPLLKDLIVDMEPFFDAYRAVKPFLITYDNPPTREYVQSSKDRDRFDDTTKCILCACCTTSCPVYWSEDAYVGPAAIVNAHRFIFDSRDQGAQERLEILSDAEGVWRCRTTFNCTEACPRGIQVTKAIQEVKRALMFRRV; from the coding sequence ATGACGATCGCAGCTGAGACCGGAACAGCGGCCGCGTCCGTCCAGGGGTCCGACCGCGCCGAACTGCCCCCCATCCCCGAGGGTGCGGTGATGCTCACGGTCAAGATCCAGCGGTACAACCCCGAGCTCGACGACGGCCCGCACATGGAGTCCTACCGGGTGCCGGCCCAGCCGGGTGACCGGTTGCTCAACGTCCTGCACTACATCAAGTGGTACATCGACGGCACCCTGACCTTCCGCCGCTCGTGCGCGCACGGCGTCTGCGGGTCCGACGCGATGCGGATCAACGGGCGAAACCGGTTGGGCTGCAAGGTGTTGGTCAAGGACCTCATCGGGGACAAGCGCAACGAGGTGACGATCGAGCCGATCAAGGGCCTGCCCTTGCTCAAGGATCTGATCGTGGACATGGAGCCGTTCTTCGACGCGTACCGCGCGGTGAAGCCGTTCCTGATCACCTACGACAACCCGCCGACCCGGGAGTACGTGCAGTCCTCCAAGGATCGCGATCGATTCGACGACACCACCAAGTGCATCCTGTGCGCCTGTTGCACTACCTCGTGCCCGGTCTACTGGTCCGAGGACGCCTACGTCGGCCCGGCGGCGATCGTCAACGCCCACCGGTTCATCTTCGACTCGCGCGATCAGGGCGCCCAGGAGCGCCTGGAGATCCTCTCCGACGCCGAGGGCGTGTGGCGCTGCCGCACCACCTTCAACTGCACCGAGGCCTGCCCGCGCGGCATCCAGGTGACCAAGGCGATCCAGGAAGTCAAGCGCGCCTTGATGTTCCGCCGCGTCTGA